From Pirellulales bacterium, a single genomic window includes:
- the rny gene encoding ribonuclease Y, which yields MLAVIVTAIVAAALAVALIKVLDRLRMKDAETKAKQLVAQAERDIETRRKESELQIKEQAIQVRAEGEREISKLRDELFERERQLDKRQDSIDQQSDQLRKQEKMVENNQRKLAERIEETTRRNKEAADLVDMQRQKLHELSGLSRDAATTRLMSMLEDELQRETGAMILRHERKLQETCEQKSREVMITSLQRYAASHAAESTTSTVDIPNDEMKGRIIGREGRNIRAFEKATGVDVIIDDTPGVVIVSGFDKVRREIARISLEKLIADGRIHPSRIEEVVAETEKELEAHLMKVGQAAVQEVDLSNVNEKIIHLLGRLSFRTSYSQNVLRHSVEVAFLSGMMAEELGLDGRLARRCGLLHDIGKAADHEAEGGHPKIGADLLKRYGERPEVVHAALGHHDDLRIDYPYTVLIAAADAVSASRPGARRENLEHYIKRMEELEQIATEFSGVEQAYAIRAGREVRVIASSRDTTDETAAKVCRDIANAYQERLTYPGEIKVTMIREIRVTETAK from the coding sequence GTGTTGGCGGTGATCGTGACGGCGATCGTGGCGGCCGCTTTGGCCGTGGCCCTGATCAAGGTCCTCGATCGCCTGCGGATGAAGGACGCCGAGACCAAGGCCAAGCAGCTCGTCGCGCAAGCCGAGCGCGACATCGAAACTCGCCGCAAAGAATCCGAGCTACAGATCAAGGAACAGGCCATCCAGGTCCGCGCCGAGGGCGAGCGCGAGATCAGCAAGCTGCGCGACGAGTTGTTCGAGCGCGAGCGGCAGCTCGACAAGCGCCAGGACAGCATCGATCAGCAATCCGACCAGCTGCGCAAGCAGGAGAAAATGGTCGAGAACAACCAGCGCAAGCTGGCCGAGCGGATCGAGGAAACCACGCGCCGCAACAAAGAGGCGGCCGACCTGGTCGACATGCAGCGGCAAAAGCTCCACGAGCTGTCGGGCCTGTCGCGCGACGCCGCGACCACGCGGCTAATGTCGATGCTCGAAGACGAATTGCAGCGCGAAACCGGCGCGATGATCCTGCGGCACGAGCGCAAACTGCAGGAGACCTGCGAGCAGAAAAGCCGCGAAGTGATGATCACCTCGCTGCAACGCTATGCCGCCAGCCACGCGGCCGAAAGCACGACCAGCACGGTCGACATCCCCAACGACGAAATGAAGGGCCGCATCATCGGCCGCGAAGGCCGCAATATCCGCGCGTTCGAAAAGGCCACGGGCGTCGACGTGATCATCGACGACACGCCGGGCGTGGTGATCGTCAGCGGTTTCGACAAGGTCCGCCGCGAAATCGCCCGGATTTCGCTGGAGAAGCTGATCGCCGACGGCCGCATCCACCCCTCGCGCATCGAGGAGGTCGTGGCCGAGACCGAAAAGGAGCTCGAGGCCCACTTGATGAAGGTCGGCCAGGCGGCCGTGCAGGAGGTCGACCTGTCGAACGTCAATGAAAAAATCATCCACCTGCTGGGCCGGCTCAGTTTCCGCACCAGCTACAGCCAAAACGTGCTGCGGCACTCGGTCGAAGTAGCCTTCTTGAGCGGCATGATGGCCGAAGAGCTGGGCCTCGACGGCCGGCTGGCCCGCCGCTGCGGCCTGTTGCACGACATCGGCAAGGCTGCGGACCACGAGGCCGAGGGGGGGCACCCCAAGATCGGCGCCGATCTGCTCAAACGCTATGGCGAGCGCCCCGAGGTGGTCCACGCGGCGCTGGGTCATCACGACGACTTGCGCATCGACTATCCTTATACGGTGTTGATCGCCGCGGCCGATGCGGTCAGCGCGTCGCGGCCGGGAGCACGGCGCGAGAACCTCGAGCACTACATCAAACGGATGGAAGAGCTCGAGCAGATTGCCACCGAGTTTTCCGGCGTCGAGCAGGCCTATGCCATCCGCGCCGGCCGCGAAGTGCGCGTCATCGCCAGCTCGCGCGACACGACCGACGAAACGGCGGCCAAGGTCTGTCGCGACATCGCCAACGCCTATCAGGAACGGCTGACCTATCCCGGCGAAATCAAGGTGACGATGATTCGCGAAATCAGGGTTACGGAGACGGCCAAGTAA
- a CDS encoding thermonuclease family protein, with amino-acid sequence MPPRPGRRRMPWWVALCVLLVLAARQYSQWNSATHQAPDTRRPSPPARGVTPATDEPPAETAARTAQPQTDNDWVGAQRGAYRVQRVVDGDTLLLDNDQRVRLIGVDTPESVKPDTPVQPFGKEATAFTRQFLAAGQNRVRLEFDQERTDDYGRLLAYVWVGDRMLNEELLRAGLGRALLRHPYSQAMKDRFKAAQQDARRQRLGIWSDER; translated from the coding sequence ATGCCCCCCCGCCCCGGTCGCCGCCGCATGCCGTGGTGGGTCGCGTTGTGCGTGTTGCTGGTGCTTGCTGCCCGGCAGTACTCCCAGTGGAATTCTGCCACGCACCAGGCGCCCGACACGCGTCGGCCGTCGCCGCCCGCGCGCGGGGTCACGCCGGCGACCGACGAGCCGCCGGCGGAGACTGCTGCTCGAACCGCGCAACCACAGACCGATAACGATTGGGTTGGCGCGCAGCGAGGCGCGTATCGCGTCCAGCGTGTTGTCGACGGCGACACGCTGCTCTTGGACAACGACCAGCGCGTGCGGCTGATCGGCGTCGATACGCCCGAGTCGGTCAAACCCGACACGCCGGTCCAGCCCTTCGGCAAAGAGGCCACGGCCTTCACGCGGCAATTCCTGGCCGCCGGGCAAAACCGCGTGCGGCTCGAGTTCGACCAGGAGCGCACCGACGATTATGGCCGACTGTTGGCCTACGTCTGGGTCGGCGACCGGATGCTCAACGAAGAACTGCTCCGCGCCGGTCTGGGGCGGGCCCTGCTGCGACATCCCTATTCCCAGGCGATGAAGGACCGCTTCAAAGCGGCGCAGCAAGACGCGAGACGGCAGCGACTCGGCATCTGGTCCGACGAGCGCTAA
- a CDS encoding DUF2752 domain-containing protein, with translation MPGRDSRPTPSCTSDAASLSSRRFSSISSTKFRASETSRALPPRLRFGCGLAGLGLLALLCVAAWLTPNARGLGTHQQLGLPPCTFLTLFGQRCPACGMTTAWAHAVRGQFAAAAAANLGGTLLAVAAALGAPWLLAVALRGRWLLGVPREEVLAVGAGVFVALTLLDWAVRCAWR, from the coding sequence ATGCCTGGACGTGATAGCAGGCCGACTCCGTCTTGCACGTCTGACGCGGCGTCGCTATCTTCCCGCCGCTTTTCCTCGATCTCATCCACAAAGTTCCGCGCGTCCGAAACGTCGCGCGCGTTGCCTCCTCGGTTGCGATTCGGCTGTGGCCTGGCAGGCCTGGGGCTCCTCGCTCTGCTCTGCGTGGCTGCCTGGCTGACGCCGAATGCCCGAGGACTTGGTACGCACCAACAACTGGGACTGCCGCCGTGCACGTTCTTGACCTTGTTCGGCCAGCGTTGCCCGGCCTGCGGCATGACGACCGCCTGGGCCCATGCCGTGCGTGGCCAGTTCGCCGCGGCGGCGGCGGCCAACCTGGGCGGGACGCTGCTGGCCGTAGCAGCGGCGCTGGGCGCGCCTTGGCTACTGGCGGTGGCCCTGCGTGGACGATGGCTGCTGGGCGTGCCGCGCGAGGAAGTGCTCGCGGTGGGCGCCGGGGTATTCGTAGCCCTTACGCTGCTCGATTGGGCCGTGCGCTGTGCATGGCGCTAG
- a CDS encoding YmdB family metallophosphoesterase, producing MRLLFIGDIVGKPGRAIVERAVPGLIRREGLDLVVANAENAAGGSGITPAIYRELIAAGVDGITLGDHIYRRSEINGVLEHEANICKPANFPAVAPGRDHIVLTARDGTAVAVVCALGRLFMRPVDCPWTAIDRVLESLPEQVRCVLVDFHAEATSDKQVMGRYLDGRVSAVLGTHTHVATADEQILPGGTAFQCDVGMTGPHDSILGRRIDRVVDTTLSFVPSHFEVATGDVRINGAIVEINPQTGRATAIRRLSIDEADAAELAAWERTLEPR from the coding sequence GTGCGGCTACTCTTCATCGGTGATATCGTCGGCAAGCCCGGCCGTGCGATCGTCGAACGCGCCGTACCCGGCCTGATCCGGCGCGAGGGCCTTGATCTCGTCGTGGCCAATGCCGAGAACGCCGCGGGTGGCTCGGGCATCACTCCCGCGATTTATCGCGAATTGATCGCCGCCGGGGTCGACGGCATCACGCTGGGCGATCACATCTATCGACGCAGTGAGATCAACGGCGTTCTCGAGCACGAGGCGAACATCTGCAAGCCGGCCAATTTCCCGGCCGTGGCCCCGGGGCGCGATCACATCGTCCTGACGGCCCGCGACGGCACGGCAGTGGCCGTCGTCTGCGCGCTGGGGCGGCTATTCATGCGGCCGGTCGATTGCCCGTGGACGGCCATCGACCGCGTCTTGGAGTCGCTTCCCGAACAGGTCCGCTGCGTGCTGGTCGATTTTCACGCCGAAGCCACGAGCGACAAACAGGTGATGGGCCGCTACTTGGACGGTCGCGTCAGCGCGGTGCTGGGCACGCATACCCACGTGGCCACGGCCGACGAGCAGATCCTGCCCGGCGGAACGGCATTCCAGTGCGACGTGGGCATGACCGGGCCGCACGATAGCATCCTGGGCCGGCGAATCGATCGCGTGGTCGACACCACGCTATCGTTCGTCCCCTCGCATTTCGAAGTGGCGACCGGCGACGTGCGGATCAACGGTGCTATCGTCGAGATCAACCCGCAAACCGGGCGGGCGACGGCGATTCGCCGGTTGTCGATCGATGAAGCCGACGCGGCCGAACTGGCCGCCTGGGAGCGGACGCTCGAGCCGCGCTGA